The following are from one region of the Ischnura elegans chromosome X, ioIscEleg1.1, whole genome shotgun sequence genome:
- the LOC124171501 gene encoding uncharacterized protein LOC124171501 translates to MNFHLLLFAIAVSYLIVNMGYDENYPPPLDKLVSATEINDHNALDVVKEQGIGGGENSVGGAEVMEITTGDIIQDAGLDHISPGARGSASTSIASTPLSQEGDHEKDMNDEQKMDKPSSNRKGGANEGKSDPGSMGNRNEEVTTSDLGSDHSNEKTKDTQLSRNADQGPKPAKKTARQTIIETYIAFLALLYLGNVPLLVFYRLWN, encoded by the exons ATGAATTTTCACCTTCTCCTTTTCGCCATTGCGGTGTCTTACTTGATTGTTAACATGGGCTATGATGAGAATTATCCCCCTCCGTTGGATAAATTGGTGAGTGCCACCGAGATAAACGATCACAACGCACTAGACGTTGTGAAGGAGCAGGGAATCGGTGGTGGCGAGAATAGCGTGGGAGGAGCGGAAGTTATGGAGATCACGACGGGCGACATAATACAAGACGCCGGATTAGACCACATTTCTCCCGGTGCAAGAGGCAGTGCAAGCACATCCATCGCCTCAACGCCACTTTCCCAAGAGGGTGACCACGAGAAG GATATGAATGACGAGCAGAAAATGGATAAACCCAGCAGCAATCGCAAAGGTGGAGCCAATGAAGGCAAATCTGATCCCGGCAGCATGGGCAATCGCAACGAGGAAGTCACTACATCCGACCTGGGCAGCGACCACTCGAATGAGAAGACGAAGGACACCCAACTGTCCCGCAACGCAGACCAAGGACCAAAGCCAGCCAAAAAGACCGCGCGACAAACG attaTAGAAACCTACATCGCTTTCCTTGCATTATTATACCTGGGGAACGTACCATTACTAGTGTTCTATCGGCTGTGGAACTAG